One Paroedura picta isolate Pp20150507F chromosome 16, Ppicta_v3.0, whole genome shotgun sequence genomic region harbors:
- the LOC143824983 gene encoding uncharacterized protein LOC143824983, which yields MEELNPARSEPGQGLVTGAGKSPRVVQAGAIGEFLRWAAPQQGRHERQEGMLSHGETQWQEILKTVQSSHSGWTSSQLPDLPPWDDLSTFERVADACQWSRGEGMARLGPNFSGEGQHFFTSLEARERGDYGKAKAAALRGDAASPETQRQRFRQFRYQEAEGPREACSRLRELCHRWLEPETRTKEQILEILILEQFLMILPKEIQNQVRERGPESCAQAVALAEGFLLRQREGRKPEQQVTASLQGGTTNCSETPRPPVNARPRQSYREVRQQDNGNASSLGAKFLGRAGQSFQCPDCGKRFRGEEELQAHSGIHRKDRPHACAQCGKRFTRPSGLAKHLKTHSGEKPYHCGQCPKSFIQMSHLTRHQRIHTGEKPHPCAECGKRFNCPSDLAKHQHIHTGEKPFRCAECGARFNQFSHLTRHQRIHTGEKPHACTECGETFSQRAHLISHQRIHTGERPYRCTYCQKSFSHLSALTVHKRIHMGQRPYGCPECGKRFIASSALTRHQRTHSEERPHTCDECGRRFNQLSHLHRHRRTHSGERPHSCTECGKRFNQLSSLTRHQKIHTGEKPFPCDECERRFIRLADLIIHQRIHTGEKPYRCLECGRRFRQRQTLVKHQRIHPRASS from the exons ATGGAGGAGCTAAATCCAGCCCGCTCTGAACCAGGGCAAGGTCTGGTGACGGGAGCGGGAAAATCTCCGCGGGTCGTTCAGGCCGGAGCCATCGGTGAATTTCTGAGGTGGGCTGCACCTCAGCAGGGTAGGCATGAGAGACAGGAGGGGATGCTGTCGCATGGAGAGACCCAATGGCAGGAGATCTTGAAGACTGTCCAGTCTTCTCATTCAGGCTGGACGAGTTCTCAGTTGCCGGATCTGCCTCCTTGGGACGATCTGTCCACGTTCGAGAGGGTGGCTGACGCCTGCCAGTGGTCCCGAGGGGAAGGCATGGCCCGACTCGGGCCAAACTTCAGCGGGGAAGGCCAGCACTTCTTCACCAGCTTGGAGGCCAGAGAGAGGGGAGATTACGGGAAGGCAAAGGCCGCCGCCCTCCGAGGGGATGCCGCGAGTCCCGAGACGCAGCGCCAACGCTTCCGAcagttccgctaccaggaggccgagggaCCCCGCGAGGCGTGTAGCCGCTTGCGGGAATTGTGCCATCGCTGGTTGGAGCCGGAGACCCGCACCAAGGAGCAGATCCTTGAGATCCTCATCCTGGAACAGTTCTTGATGATCCTGCCCAAGGAAATCCAGAACCAAGTCCGAGAGCGCGGGCCCGAGTCGTGCGctcaggcggtggccctggctgaGGGATTCCTGCTGAGGCAGCGAGAGGGGAGGAAACCGGAACAGCAG GTGACGGCATCGCTTCAAGGAGGGAccacaaactgctctgagacACCTCGCCCTCCAGTGAATGCCAGGCCGAGGCAAAGCTACAGAGAAGTCAGGCAGCAAGACAATGGGAATGCCAGCTCACTGG GTGCCAAGTTTCTAGGAAGAGCTGGACAGTCATTCCAGTGTCCAGACTGTGGGAAAAGATTTCGGGGAGAGGAGGAGCTCCAGGCTCACAGTGGCATCCACAGGAAGGACAGACCACATGCCTGCGCTCAGTGTGGGAAGAGGTTCACCCGTCCGTCGGGCCTGGCCAAGCACCTGAAAACGCACTCGGGCGAAAAGCCCTACCACTGCGGCCAGTGCCCCAAAAGCTTCATTCAGATGTCCCACCTCACCAGACACCAGcggatccacaccggggagaagccccaCCCTTGCGCGGAATGCGGGAAGCGTTTCAATTGCCCGTCGGACTTGGCCAAACACCAGCacatccacacgggagagaagcccttcCGTTGCGCGGAGTGCGGGGCGAGGTTCAACCAGTTCTCGCACCTCACGCGACAtcagaggatccacacgggagagaagccccaTGCCTGCACCGAGTGTGGGGAAACATTTAGCCAGCGAGCGCACCTCATCAGCCACCAGAGGATCCATACGGGAGAAAGGCCCTACCGGTGCACCTATTGCCAAAAAAGCTTCAGCCACCTCTCGGCCCTCACGGTCCACAAGAGGATCCATATGGGCCAGAGACCCTACGGATGCCCGGAGTGCGGGAAGAGGTTCATTGCCTCGTCGGCTCTGACCAGGCACCAGAGGACGCACTCGGAGGAAAGGCCCCACACCTGTGACGAATGCGGCCGGAGGTTCAACCAGCTCTCCCACCTGCACAGGCACCGACGTACCCACTCGGGCGAGAGGCCTCACAGCTGCACCGAATGTGGTAAAAGGTTCAACCAGCTGTCCTCTCTCACCCGGCACCAGAAAATCCACACCGGAGAGAAGCCTTTCCCCTGCGATGAGTGCGAGAGGAGGTTCATCCGTCTGGCCGACCTCATCATCCACCAGcgaatccacacgggagagaagccctatcgTTGCCTGGAGTGTGGGAGGAGGTTCCGTCAGAGACAGACTCTTGTCAAGCACCAGAGAATACACCCCAGAGCAAGCTCTTAA